Proteins encoded in a region of the Triticum dicoccoides isolate Atlit2015 ecotype Zavitan chromosome 3A, WEW_v2.0, whole genome shotgun sequence genome:
- the LOC119270920 gene encoding expansin-B7-like codes for MASSSVAVAAALILVSHAYGCYAKHHAFPAVANSSWLDAKATWYGAPHGAGPDDNGGACGFKNVNLPPFSSMTSCGNQPLFKDGKGCGSCYQIRCLKSDHPACSGVPKTVIITDMNYYPVSRYHFDLSGTAFGAMAKDGRNDELRHAGMINMQFKRVPCHYPGLTVTFHMEEGSNPFYMAILVEYEDGDGDVKQLDIMESRPGAVSGGKMAPTGQWVPMKESWGSIWRMDAHHPMQGPFSLRVTNESGKTLVAEQIIPIDWKPNKTYSSLVQFH; via the exons ATGGCATCCTCCTCCGTTGCGGTCGCGGCTGCTCTGATCCTCGTCTCCCATGCCTATGGCTGCTACGCCAAGCACCACGCGTTTCCTGCTGTGGCCAATTCCAGCTGGCTTGACGCCAAGGCGACATGGTACGGAGCGCCTCATGGTGCCGGTCCCGACGAcaacggcggcgcgtgcgggttcaAGAACGTCAACTTGCCACCCTTCTCCTCCATGACCTCCTGCGGCAACCAGCCGCTCTTCAAGGACGGCAAGGGTTGCGGCTCCTGCTACCAG ATAAGGTGCTTAAAGTCAGACCACCCTGCGTGCTCCGGTGTGCCGAAGACGGTGATCATCACGGACATGAACTACTACCCTGTCTCCCGCTACCACTTCGACCTCAGTGGCACCGCCTTCGGAGCCATGGCCAAGGACGGCCGCAACGACGAGCTCCGCCACGCCGGCATGATCAACATGCAGTTCAAGAG GGTGCCGTGCCATTACCCGGGACTGACGGTGACGTTCCATATGGAGGAGGGGTCGAACCCGTTCTACATGGCAATCCTGGTGGAGTACGAGGACGGCGATGGCGATGTGAAGCAGCTGGACATCATGGAGTCGCGACCGGGCGCTGTTAGTGGCGGCAAGATGGCTCCAACGGGGCAGTGGGTGCCCATGAAGGAGTCATGGGGATCCATCTGGAGGATGGATGCCCACCACCCCATGCAGGGGCCATTCTCGTTGCGCGTCACCAACGAGTCCGGGAAGACACTCGTCGCCGAACAGATTATCCCCATCGATTGGAAGCCCAACAAAACCTACAGCTCCCTCGTCCAGTTTCATTAA